The Arachis hypogaea cultivar Tifrunner chromosome 14, arahy.Tifrunner.gnm2.J5K5, whole genome shotgun sequence DNA window tcttttctttgtttcattgCAGAATCAGctaaatgaatataaaaaaattatattatttaaattataatttatttttttatttaaaatttttatttttattattatataattaaatatttatataaatttttttgtactattagtgattaaaatttaaatttaaatatttctgtaaatctttttctaaaatatattttcgGACCGTATCTTTTTCATTGCAAAATCTCATTAATCAGTATTAAATGTATTTATGTTAACTAATACAATTTTGCTAACAGGTACCTTTTGTTGGAGGCTAAAAGATTTTGATATAGAAGTAAAATaagtgatatattttaatatggtaatttttggtgttttttaaaattgtccGATCGGAGAGTtcgaattttgttaaaaaaattaaaaaaacttagagtacacaaatcggaccatgcgagttgtttgattttaaaattttgcttaaaaaattGCATGGTCCGACTTGTGGTTGGGCAAATATGAATAACGGACCTTCCGAATTGTTTGTTGTtgtcaatttttttatgaaatgaaTATCAAACGCAATTCCAACCGTCCGTTTACTGATGGAGAACTCGCATGGTCCGAATTCTGTTCTACTGACACCACATGGCTGTGAAGCATCTGTATTCCCCATGTCCGAGTCCAACACCACTTTTGcttccatattcaaattaaaaagtgtTAGTTAGAACcccacaaattttaaaaatgttaaaagacactttttttttcaataaaaagtttttttatatttttacgaAGAATATCAATGTTATaacaatatttaattaattaatcaattaatatgGAATTAGGTTTGGtagtaaaattttttgtatttgataaaaaatatcaCGTATTTacatttgtaatttttaaaaattaaaaatactttttaaaatatctaagaatattttttaaaagtaatttgtatttatcaaaattaaaaaaaaaattaatataattttgcaTATTAATAATAGACGGAAAGACTATTAAGATGATCAAAGATAGACTTCAATAATCAATATTATGGAAAAACAGCATCTATTCTAAGAAAATATTGATAGAGACTGGTAGTCAAAGACCTTGATCAGAAGTAGCACTACAAAATCCAATCTCTCATCTCCATCCACCAACTTGAAGTTTTTTTGGTGACTTGTCCAAATTGAAGTTATTCCTATGGAATTAGGTTAGTTGAATTTCTGATATTTGATTGCTAATATGGCGTTAAATAGAAGTATAAAACTCTAACACTAGTGTTTTTCTAGGAggaaagtatcgtttttgtccccaacgtttgtgGTAAGTTTTATTTGTGTCGTTAACGTTTAAATCGTTTTATTTGTATCCTTaatgtttataaaagtgattcaatgttatcctactatcaattatactaacaaatcagattatatttttcaattatttttacttgaatgtattcattctcaattaggtctcacttgaatgtgttcgattttaatattataccaactatttgtgtttagattcaattatattcctagaaaagtgaattatgtaaatgttgtaggaattagtttcaacagatgagctatttttcggagtacaTCATCCATTCTATCccaaacatttgtattctaacttcaaaaaGAGatctttaaaactcaaactaaagcactcatgatgtgtaattgacggcaggataacattgaatcacttttacaaacgttagggatacaaataggacgacttaaacgttaggaacacaaatagaatttactccaaatattggagacaaaaacgatgcTTTACTCGTTTTTCTAATGTAGATTCAATGCACTTCATGTGAAGTAGCAATCTCTAAACACAAGGAAAGTGAGAGAGGAATTATAATcattcttttataaaaatatgaaaaacaaaaGGTCAATTTTATGATGCATATGAGTTGGTGTTTAAATTTTGTCTAATTTATCTTTTTgtagtaaattttaattttttaaaaataaatatttttatattttaaattaaatattaaattttaatctttttttgataaataaatacTACTTTTTTAAGTATCATAGCATTtaccaaaacaaaatatttagaaTGAGCATGAATGTGTATGGTAGGAAGTGAAGGACCACAAAACATGGGGGCATCACATCATTCCAATTCCCTCCATGATTTGACAccattcttcttcattcattcattcattattcttttcttttatttgggttACCCTCTCTCCATTAAAGTTACACTTGAAAGCTTAATTTAGTTGAACCCCACACCAATTTGCTCTCTCCTAGTCTCCTTTTTCAAGTCTCCATTCAccatttgtttttgtatttttctcctACTATGCCACTATTATATTATACTATGGGATATATTATACTATGGGAAGCATTTCAAATGCACTGGGGAGTATCGGTGTAccaattattttaaccgttgattttaattaatatatattatatatattttttataattcagatcaacagtTAAAATAACTGGAACACTGATATTTCCAGTGCACTTAAAACGTTTCCTATACTATGACAATTTtgtcttttgcaattttttttctcttcatcttcaatgtcattattttatttttaatttttaataattatctctATGCATATCACTATTAATTATACATTTACAttgctatatatgtatataaaaattaactatcaaataaatcatttgtataaaataaatttaggaattctaaatatacataaaatatataaatataggtaaatacataaaaattgattttttctgtacatatttttaataaatttaatattaatttcctGTGAGGGTTTTTTATAAATCatccaattatatatatttttttgggtgATGATTCATATgctaagtaaaaaataattatttttaaatgcacttctaaatttttaaacaattttattattgaataaatgttattAATAAAGAAAATACTACATCGATTGTTATGATTAAAACATCAAAGTATgctaatttcatttaattttaactattaattaaaCATAGAATTACATGAAAAGTGTATACAGAATACTAGAATAGACATAGTGGATTATGGAAGCTCAGAACAATTAACATTATTTCTAAGTCTAATTAACAAGTTTAGTTTTTGGATTTAGATCAGATGCCATGAATTGGATACATATGAATCCACTTAACAGCTGACCACTTCTGACCTTTGATCACAGGGCATGCTTCATGGAGGCTCCTACCATCTACACTTCCATTTACATGGATTCCAAAGAAAACAATTGCATCCCCTCTTCTTGGTTTCACTATTACATATAATGCTTAAAGTTATCTTCAAGTTTAATAACTAATACgcgttaattgttgatttgaataAGGTGGAAATAAACTCAGGTGCAGTTAACTTATGTGGAGTTGATAGCTGAGAGCCATTAGAAGATAATTTAGTCAGAtctgtcaaattatttaacgactctcaactatcaacttcatataaagTTAAAGTTTTCACCTTTGAATAATCACCTGCTAATCCTCTTTTGGCACATTCAGTAGAGTGATTATAACTTGTTTTAGAAGCTCCATTATGCAATGGATAATCCTATAACCAAagtgaaaatcaaaattaaaaacactaaattaaattaagggtaaagtatattttttgtccctgaagtttgacaaaaatttcaaaaatatccctaagttttattttatttcaattttgtcctaaaagtttttgatttgcatcaaatatacaccgaacgactaatttttcaaaaaatttaagaccaatttaacaacaatttcataagaacaaccatcaacacaagcaaatcaagcatagttttcatgcattattgttagattggtcttaatttttttgaaaatttagccgttaagggtatatttgatgcaaatcgaaaacttttaggacaaaattgaaacaaaataaaatttaaggatatttttaaaatttttgctaaattttaagacaaaaatatactttaaccttaaattaattatattattattagaagaTGAATTAAATTAAACCTGAGCAAGAGGGAAAAGTGTTTCACCCCCTTGGATGACATCGTTAAGATACATGAGAACTGTGGCGATTCTGTTTCCAGACTTTGCTTGAAtatgaaatttatcttgaaaGAAATCAAAGTGTGCTTCATACCCCTCACCACCTTCATATCTTAATACTTGTATGGCTTCTCCGTTTTCTGAAAATTCAACAATAAATTCTAtagttaagtaaaaaataattagcCAAAATGATTATATTATGAGCTTGTTTAGCttctaaaaaaaagatctttttttgaaagatcttataaaaaagtaaaaataattttatatttggatatctcatgtaaaaaattttttttatctatcaattatgtttgagtataacgatataaaagtacttttttgtttatttattacatgaaaaacattttttttaaggaaaaaagatcttttaaaaaaaatgtaaattacaacttctcaaaaaagacgtttttttttttaattattctaatgtttttacttttactattagaaatttaacaaacacgttaaaaaattaaaaaaatctttttttattaaaaaaaagattttttttatcaaaataatgacgcCCAAATAAACACTATATATACCTTTTGGAAGGAATGTCCATGCTGAAATCTTCTCTTCAATACCACCAACAATAGGATCCTatacatttaatatataattaattttgaaaaacaagGTGTATATATAACATAACATAGTAACATTTACATTGTTCCTGGGAATGAACATGCCATGGCTTGTTCTATGAGCAGAAAGGCGAGACACTCCGGTGGCTAAATCAGTAACCGTGGATCTTGTGAGGTTTGGTTTTGCTTTGGAAATCAAGTGCTGGCATTCTACTTGGCTCAAGAAACCTTCATACATGAATGCTCTGCATTTCAAttctaattataataatataaataaataattaagcatTAAGATAAGTAGAGAGTTATGGGAGAAACCTTGGCTTCCATGAAATACTTTTGACCCTAGAAGGGTCAATTATGCTAGCATAGCAATGGTTCATAATAATCATGATTATTAACGCTAATAATATTAAACACCTAACCTTGCTACTACTCCTACTACTCATTTTGGCCtatgctttttcttcttgcattgcATGCCATGTCTTTTTATATTCCTCATCAATGATCTAAACTACTACACCAATTAGATAAGTAGAGAAATAAATATTATAGAATTTTGCTAAAATGGCTTAAAGGTTGAATCAAAAGATATAACTTCCAAAGCTAATTAAGAGCCATgggtatgattttttatttttttcgttaaaCCCGGTCGGATAGGGTGCGGTTGGAGTCTCAACCCTATCCGGTCGAATAGGGTGCGGTTTGAGGATCTTAAGCATGTGCAAAATTTTCTTGGTCGCTAaactaaatttataaatttgtaaattttactcatttatttttataaatcatatTTCTCATTTAATGAGATATAAATACAATTTTTAACAATCTATTGGCTTCCATTTTTGTCAACTCGCAGGTTGAGTGCAATAGAATTAGGGTTGGGTATTTCTCAACCTGCAAGTAAGATTAGGGTTGCGGGTAAAATTAGGGTTGAGTTCAAACCCTACATACCCTATCCATTGCCACCCCTATTTTTCGTGTGTGACAATTAATTAAACCCAACATTTATTAAGTGAAAATCAACTTTTAGATTTGGACTTAGAATCATTGGAAAGAGGTTAAAAGTTTATCTTACTAattcaagaataaaaacaaaatacataataaattgcACAATGTATGATTCAAGGCAACATATTTTCATCATAcagaattataaaaataattacactACTAATTAATGGTTTACATTAAGAAGGATTAATAAAGGCACGTTTGAATTCACAACAATAGTGGCTAACATAAACTTTTCTCTAAACtatataatcaattttgttcCGTTTCTTGTGTGGGTGAGTTACTGCTTAGAATAAACTCCATATGGCGTGCTCTTTGGCTCTTTTGCTTAGAATTGTATTCATCTGCATCCAAGAGTTCTTCAGAGTATGTTCTTTGAATTTTTGACTTTTGTCTTTCTTTGATGCACTTCAAGCTCTCTTCATCACCTCTTAATATTTGTAGCACCTCGCTCATAAGAGGCCGTTGAGCCGAGGATTGTTCTACACACTGAGAAGCTGTTAAGATCACAAGGTCCATCTGCTCTTCATCATAATTGTCTTCAAGAACTGGATCAACAAGCTCTTTGATGTTGTTTGCAATTAACAAAGGCTTTGCCTGCAACATTATTAGCACAAGAGTCATGTGAACTTCATACCTTAGAtgacaatttagtcaaatcatttaactgcACGAGTTTTCACTTAGCACAAGACTATGCTAGTTTTCAATGTTATAATCACTTATTTGGACAATTACATACCCACATGATAAGACTTTTTTGTGAGCTATCCAAAGCTTGTCTTCCAGTGATTAGCTCCAATAATAGCACACCATAAGCATATACATCAGTTTTCTCATCTACTATTCCATGCATGAAGAATTCAGGGGGAAGGTACCTGTTAGTGACAACAAATCAGAATCAAAGGGTTAAGTACAGTACTATCTACAAAGAATATACTAAGAAACTTGTTATAAATGTATAGACCCGAATGTGCCTTCTACTTTGGAAACAGTATGGTGAGTCCATTGGTCAGGTAACCACTTTGCTAGGCCAAAATCAGATATCTGGAGATTGAATCAGAGGAAGAAATTCTCAAGTTAAAAACACAcgcatatatttatacacaaatacatagtgATGATTTTTGATGTTCGACCTGAGGCTCAAAAGTCTCAGAGAGAAGAATATTAGAAGCCTTGATATCCTTGTGAATGATCCTTCTTTGACATCCCTCATGAAGATAGCAAAGTCCCTCGGCAGTTCCCAAAATAATCTTAAATCTGAGACTCCAATTGAGCTTCTCTCTAGGCCCTGATGATGAACAAAGTAGTAAGAAACCAAAAATGTTAAGTTGTAATAAATAAAGATGCATATATAGTGCATACCATAAAGTATGGATGATAAGCTGCCATGTGGAGAGAGCTGAAGAACAAGGAACATTCCACCTTCAACACCATATCCAATCAATCTAGCAATGTTTGGATGGTCCACATGAACTATGATTCCAAGCTCAGACAAAAAATCTGCAGTCATTTCTTCTTGGTTCCCTCTTGTAAGCTTCTTTATGGCAACAAAGTTTCCATCTTCCAATTTTCCTAAGTATACCTCTGCATACCCTCCCTCCCCAATCACATTATCTGCCAATAACAACAATCATTTCCGATTTAACGAGTAAACTAGCATGAAAAATAAGACAATCATACCATGGCTGAAGTCATCAGTTGCAGCCTGGAGTTCAGAGAGAGTGAAATTCTTCCATGAAGATTTGAAGTTGGCAAACTCAGagtcaaaagaagaaggaatgagATCCTCTCTAACCCTCTTACTCTTCCTTCTAGTTAACTTAGGAACATTCTTCTTAAGAGGGTGAAATGGTTGAAATGGCATCTGTGAGCCTTTCTTGAGAAGCTTGAAGAAACCACGCCATTGGTTGTTAGCATTGGAACCACCACTACCTGGTAGAGCCTCAGAATCAGAAGTGCTTGCTCTTGAAGATGAAGGTGTTCTTGATCCTACACTGCTTGTAGAGTAATCTGTTAAACATCCTCCACCACCACCTTCTTCAGTGTCTAATCCATTCAAGTCTGGTTTATCACCATTACCACAATAGTAGTAGCAAAGGAAAGAAACCATTATCATGTCATAACCAAGAAgaacataaaaaagaaagaaaaatatacacaagtgtttcttttttttttaccaatgCTTGAAAAGGAATCAGAGAAACCGGGTTTATGTCTTCTTGATCTTATTGAAATAGAATGCTTTGCAAATGTTGGCTTTTTCTCGAAACTGCCATTGCTGTTGTGGCTGTGGATGCCATTGCTATGCAAAACATGATCTTCTTTGTCAGCATTCAAACAAGAACAAATAAATGTGACACAATGGACAAACAACTCTAAGCTATGATGCTTGCAACAAACAAAGTTTAATGAACCGTATATGATAAAATATCAATGAGACATTATAACATGTGGTTGAAAACTTGGAATTAGATGCATTAATATAGTACAAATTTTGTTAAATTATGTCACgttttaatataaaaatgatagttaaaatctagatttatctcaaattaaatatgttaaattatctaataattggtggaaactcaggtgcactcgacttcacgtgaagttgacacctgagagtcgttagatgatttgactgatttgactaaattttcatctaacggttctcagatatcaacttcacgtgaattcgacttcacctgagtttttaccCTAATAATTATATGATATCACAAACATATGAAGTTGATGCATGAGATGAGAAATGTGTGGCAAtagatgcatgcatgcatgcaagggaacaataacaaaaacaaaatgagGATGATGATACCTCGGCGAAGGATGTGATTCCCGCCGCTCATGGCTCAGAGTCATGGTGGCggccgaggaggaggaggaggagcagaaGCCAGGGGTATTAAGGACAAAATACAGAGATAAGAGacagagatgaaaatgaaaacaaaagagaaatggATTCCAAACACATTTTCTTGTCTAAGTCATCCATCATACACGTTAATCCTAATTACTAAAAACATCGCCTATTTTTGTTCCCAAAATGTCGCCCCATTTTTTGTGTATGGTTGTTCGTCGTTCTCTTCTCTCATCTTATCGCAAGCAAAATTCGTTGTTCTTTTTCTAGTTTTTCAACaacaaaatagtaataataattcaCTTGcattgacataataaaaatttcagtaaaataaataaaaacaagttTGTACAAAAAATGGTCTAGTTTAATAGTTAGCTGTGTGGATTTTGGAACATGCTTAATTAATATTAGCGAGGAAATTAAAAGGCTAAAatttgtataaatacatgtgtggtttaatgagtaaagtatcgtttttgtcctcaacgtttggggtaaatcctatttgtgtccctaacgtttaaatcgtcatatttgtatccctaacgtttgtaaaagttattcaatgttatcctaccgtcaattacacatcatgaacgctttagtttgagttttaaaaatctcttcttgaagtaagaatacaaatgtttgggatagaatcgatgatttaCTCCGAAAAATagttcatcaaatgttgaaactaattcctacaacatttacataattcacttttttaggaACATAATTGAatataaacacaaatagtgggtataatattaaaatcgaacacatctaagtgagacctaattgagaatgaatacatccaagtgagaataattgaaaaatataatctgatttgttagtataaataatagtaggataacattgaatcacttttataaacgttaaggatacaaatagaacaatttaaacattagggatacaaataaaacttaccccaaacgttggggacaaacatgattgttaatttattttcaatgtgtatttgtcTATTATTAATACAATCAAATCGAGCCAAATACAAACTTGGCCTTCAAAATTTAAGCActattttgtaaaataatttgaACTACACACAACATTAAATAAAGTAATTAAGCATGCATAACTATAAATCAAACTAAACGACATAGAGGAGATTTgaatttattattgaaaaataataatgtaattTACAAGGGCAAAATGTTGTAACTTAGaggaaatgaaattaaagaagaataaTATGTTAATGGACATTGCGAGAGATCAAGCCCTCAAAGATAGCATACAGGTCCTTGTTTTGAGGCCCAAATATCTCATCAGCTTTCTGCAATGTCTCCTGCAACACGTGAGTTAACTATTATATACATTGCAAATTTGCAATACATAGAAAATGAAGGTAGTAGGGTTGGTTGTTAATTACCtcttttgtttgtttatgagAATTGAGTTCCTTAACATTTGATAAAAATGCACCAAATTGCTCATAAGACAAACGGCTCCTAACATTATAA harbors:
- the LOC112741109 gene encoding receptor-like cytosolic serine/threonine-protein kinase RBK2, whose protein sequence is MTLSHERRESHPSPSNGIHSHNSNGSFEKKPTFAKHSISIRSRRHKPGFSDSFSSIDLNGLDTEEGGGGGCLTDYSTSSVGSRTPSSSRASTSDSEALPGSGGSNANNQWRGFFKLLKKGSQMPFQPFHPLKKNVPKLTRRKSKRVREDLIPSSFDSEFANFKSSWKNFTLSELQAATDDFSHDNVIGEGGYAEVYLGKLEDGNFVAIKKLTRGNQEEMTADFLSELGIIVHVDHPNIARLIGYGVEGGMFLVLQLSPHGSLSSILYGPREKLNWSLRFKIILGTAEGLCYLHEGCQRRIIHKDIKASNILLSETFEPQISDFGLAKWLPDQWTHHTVSKVEGTFGYLPPEFFMHGIVDEKTDVYAYGVLLLELITGRQALDSSQKSLIMWAKPLLIANNIKELVDPVLEDNYDEEQMDLVILTASQCVEQSSAQRPLMSEVLQILRGDEESLKCIKERQKSKIQRTYSEELLDADEYNSKQKSQRARHMEFILSSNSPTQETEQN
- the LOC112740235 gene encoding prolyl 4-hydroxylase 2 isoform X1, with protein sequence MSSRSSSKVRCLILLALIIMIIMNHCYASIIDPSRVKSISWKPRAFMYEGFLSQVECQHLISKAKPNLTRSTVTDLATGVSRLSAHRTSHGMFIPRNNDPIVGGIEEKISAWTFLPKENGEAIQVLRYEGGEGYEAHFDFFQDKFHIQAKSGNRIATVLMYLNDVIQGGETLFPLAQDYPLHNGASKTSYNHSTECAKRGLAVKPRRGDAIVFFGIHVNGSVDGRSLHEACPVIKGQKWSAVKWIHMYPIHGI
- the LOC112740235 gene encoding probable prolyl 4-hydroxylase 4 isoform X3 produces the protein MFIPRNNDPIVGGIEEKISAWTFLPKENGEAIQVLRYEGGEGYEAHFDFFQDKFHIQAKSGNRIATVLMYLNDVIQGGETLFPLAQDYPLHNGASKTSYNHSTECAKRGLAVKPRRGDAIVFFGIHVNGSVDGRSLHEACPVIKGQKWSAVKWIHMYPIHGI
- the LOC112740235 gene encoding prolyl 4-hydroxylase 2 isoform X2, with amino-acid sequence MSSRSSSKVRCLILLALIIMIIMNHCYASIIDPSRVKSISWKPRAFMYEGFLSQVECQHLISKAKPNLTRSTVTDLATGVSRLSAHRTSHGMFIPRNNDPIVGGIEEKISAWTFLPKENGEAIQVLRYEGGEGYEAHFDFFQDKFHIQAKSGNRIATVLMYLNDVIQGGETLFPLAQDYPLHNGASKTSYNHSTECAKRGLAGDYSK